A genomic window from Populus nigra chromosome 7, ddPopNigr1.1, whole genome shotgun sequence includes:
- the LOC133700053 gene encoding probable methyltransferase At1g29790, with translation MLKKSSSRSLQCRPGGLLTMLCPLLLVSLLTVVILSSDVSYLHFFDTNTLPHLFFDTSANDISHSPIVLPYSLHSQISNLQTQLGALLGQLHNESSESKVAKFSDQVLRIAVSVDKLVNSLSSISGNAPASGDGMSRVEEDLSEAGEGEDQEPPGVKVFNTGELHEYTSPKLNRPSGKKNFLGVEAISPSIGLTCAHMATTIKRFMSYKMYGMCPDDWDLAQKLITSGCDPLPRRRCLSRASPNYNKPFPVNSSLWTQPSDANILWSHYKCKGYSCLVSNETRGRRGFFKCADCFDLSKQRWEIPTNESVSAEFTIDQVLALKPREIRIGLDFSPTTGTFAALMKERNVTIASATLNLGAPFNEVIALRGLLPLYLSIGSRLPFFDNTLDIIHSTLFLDGWIGKELLQFVLFDWDRALRPKGLLWVDRFFCSKEVMKLYLDEFKSLSYKKLLWRVVPKTDKDADELFFSAVLEKPIRR, from the coding sequence ATGCTGAAGAAAAGCAGCTCAAGGTCTCTACAATGCCGTCCTGGAGGCCTTCTTACAATGCTATGTCCTCTCTTGCTCGTCAGCCTCCTCACAGTTGTCATCTTGAGTTCCGATGTCTCTTATCTTCACTTCTTCGACACCAACACTTTACCTCACTTGTTCTTCGACACCAGCGCGAATGATATCTCCCACAGCCCTATTGTTTTGCCCTATTCACTTCATAGCCAAATCTCCAATTTGCAGACCCAACTAGGAGCCTTGCTTGGGCAGCTTCACAATGAAAGCTCAGAATCAAAAGTAGCAAAATTCTCTGATCAAGTTCTGCGCATAGCCGTATCAGTGGACAAGCTTGTTAACAGCCTCTCCAGCATATCAGGCAATGCTCCTGCTAGTGGCGATGGAATGAGCAGGGTGGAAGAAGATTTAAGTGAAGCTGGGGAAGGTGAAGATCAAGAACCACCTGGTGTAAAGGTATTCAACACAGGTGAGCTTCATGAATATACCTCTCCAAAACTCAACAGGCCAAGCGGCAAAAAGAACTTTCTTGGGGTGGAGGCAATCAGTCCTTCCATTGGCTTAACATGTGCCCATATGGCCACAACTATAAAGCGTTTTATGAGTTACAAAATGTATGGTATGTGCCCAGATGATTGGGACTTGGCTCAAAAGCTTATTACCAGTGGATGTGATCCCTTGCCCAGAAGGAGATGCTTGTCAAGAGCATCTCCAAACTACAACAAGCCATTTCCTGTGAACTCCTCTCTTTGGACCCAACCTAGTGATGCTAACATCTTGTGGAGTCATTATAAATGCAAAGGCTACTCGTGTCTTGTTTCCAACGAAACAAGAGGCAGAAGAGGCTTCTTCAAGTGTGCAGACTGTTTCGATCTTTCGAAACAGAGATGGGAGATCCCAACTAACGAGTCTGTTTCAGCTGAGTTCACCATTGATCAAGTTCTAGCATTGAAGCCAAGAGAGATTCGTATTGGACTTGATTTCAGCCCCACAACTGGCACATTTGCTGCACTTATGAAGGAAAGAAATGTTACTATTGCATCAGCAACCTTAAATTTAGGGGCCCCTTTTAACGAGGTGATTGCACTACGAGGCCTCTTGCCTCTGTATCTATCGATTGGATCAAGATTGCCATTCTTTGACAACACACTCGATATCATTCATTCTACTCTCTTCTTGGATGGTTGGATTGGGAAGGAACTTCTCCAATTTGTGTTGTTTGATTGGGACCGTGCTCTTCGACCAAAGGGGCTCCTCTGGGTGGATCGTTTCTTCTGTTCGAAAGAGGTCATGAAGCTGTATTTGGATGAGTTTAAAAGCCTGAGCTACAAGAAACTACTATGGAGAGTGGTGCCAAAGACAGATAAGGATGCAGATGAGCTTTTCTTTTCTGCTGTTCTGGAAAAGCCTATTAGGCGATGA
- the LOC133699864 gene encoding uncharacterized protein LOC133699864 → MSNKQGPPKHQNNYAWKPNAGRKINETEVGGRLKPLSEITGVCQRCKDQIDWKRRYGKYKPLTEPAKCQKCSKRSVRQAYHNLCTACAKEQKVCAKCRCHVDRIIGRDLADVEAEQKTLEEAIKNARERDRRALIRAMNKGKPMGLTKNPTNEGNRVGDLFPSSSLEEYAAKGRDRNRSVNGNKNLGDGEDVDDDDVDDEEEGEEDNESENGENNEDLDGEDNPEHQNENGDKVCH, encoded by the exons atgagcAACAAACAGGGCCCCCCAAAGCACCAAAACAACTACGCTTGGAAACCCAACGCCGGCCGCAAAATCAATGAAACG GAAGTTGGAGGCAGGCTAAAACCCTTGTCAGAGATTACTGGGGTTTGCCAAAGATGTAAAGACCAGATTGATTGGAAACGTCGGTATGGAAAATACAAGCCTCTTACTGAGCCTGCTAAATG TCAAAAGTGCTCAAAACGTTCAGTGCGTCAAGCTTATCATAATTTATGCACTG cttgtgCAAAGGAGCAAAAGGTGTGTGCCAAGTGTCGATGCCATGTGGACCGCATAATTGGAAG AGACCTTGCCGATGTAGAGGCTGAGCAAAAGACACTTGAGGAG GCAATTAAGAATGCTCGAGAGAGGGATCGGAGGGCTCTCATACGTGCT ATGAACAAAGGTAAACCTATGGGTTTGACAAAAAACCCAACTAATGAAGGAAATAGGGTTGGAGATTTGTTCCCTTCCTCATCACTCGAGGAATATGCTGCAAAAGGTAGGGATCGCAATCGCAGTGTTAATGGTAACAAAAATCTCGGCGATGGAGAAGATgtcgatgatgatgatgtcgaTGATGAGGAGGAGGGGGAGGAGGACAATGAATCTGAAAATGGAGAAAACAATGAAGATCTGGATGGAGAAGATAACCCTGAACATCAAAATGAAAATGGGGACAAAGTTTGTCATTGA
- the LOC133699911 gene encoding uncharacterized protein LOC133699911, protein MTTVVPTSEEDPALSVVRFTSELSWSDAGPEVAEQQVSRLCVEAQECMVRNRWLDLTSLMLTSADIVFSNSKVSEKDLECIFTVICNLVTKSESPDEELEMAKLICAKIIQQPSDKPVLRLKILFNLYNLLDNVYCRFYVYMKALNLAMSGKVTEHIIPSCKKIDSFLKEWNLEVRDQRELFICVANALKDSKSSAKDSFKFLTRYLATFSGEDAYIMGEAKDEAARTIIEFVKAPDMFQCDLLDMPAVAQLEKDAKYALVYQLLKIFLTQRLDAYLEFQAVNSALLKSYGLVHEDCIAKMRMISLVDLASHESGRIPYTLIKDTLRIDDDEVELWVVKALTSKLIACKMDQMNQVVLVSSCTERVFGRQQWQVLRTKLGTWRDNIANVINTIQANKITEDSSQAVQGLMIR, encoded by the exons ATGACGACTGTGGTCCCCACATCCGAAGAGGATCCAGCCCTCTCCGTCGTCCGTTTCACCTCCGAACTCTCCTGGTCCGACGCCGGCCCCGAG GTAGCGGAACAACAAGTGAGTAGGCTGTGTGTGGAAGCGCAAGAATGTATGGTGAGGAATAGGTGGTTGGATTTGACTTCATTAATGTTAACTTCAGCTGATATTGTTTTTTCCAACTCCAAGGTTTCCGAGAAAG ATCTTGAATGTATCTTCACTGTCATTTGCAATCTTGTCACAAAGTCTGAAAGTCCAGATGAAGAACTTGAGATGGCAAAACTTATATGCGCAAAAATTATTCAACAACCAAGTGACAAGCCTGTGCTGCGCCTAAAGAT CTTGTTCAATCTATACAACCTACTGGATAATGTGTACTGCCGGTTCTATGTTTACATGAAGGCCTTAAATTTGGCCATGAGTGGAAAAGTCACTGAACACATCATTCCTTCTTGCAAAAAGATTGATAGCTTCTTGAAAGAGTGGAATCTTGAAGTCCGGGATCAGAGAGAGCTTTTTATCTGTGTTGCCAATGCACTAAAAGATAGCAAGAG CTCTGCAAAGGATTCTTTCAAATTCTTGACTAGGTATTTAGCCACTTTCTCTGGCGAGGATGCTTATATAATGGGCGAAGCCAAGGATGAAGCTGCACGTACAATTATTGAATTTGTCAAGGCACCTGACATGTTTCAG TGTGATCTACTAGATATGCCTGCTGTTGCACAATTGGAAAAGGATGCTAAATATGCGTTGGTATATCAGCTCCTAAAGATTTTCCTGACTCAGAGGCTGGATGCTTATCTGGAGTTTCAAGCTGTGAATTCTGCTCTTCTGAAAAGCTATG GTCTTGTTCATGAAGATTGTATAGCGAAGATGCGGATGATATCACTGGTGGATCTTGCTTCGCATGAATCTGGTCGGATTCCATATACCCTCATCAAAGATACTCTTAGG ATCGATGATGATGAGGTGGAATTATGGGTAGTGAAGGCATTAACTTCCAAGTTAATTGCCTGTAAAATGGACCAGATGAATCAAGTTGTGCTTGTGAg TTCTTGTACTGAGCGTGTATTTGGGCGACAACAGTGGCAGGTGCTTAGGACAAAGCTTGGTACATGGAGG GATAATATTGCAAATGTCATAAACACCATCCAAGCTAACAAGATCACCGAAGACAGCTCACAGGCAGTTCAGGGATTGATGATTCGTTAG